cacctttgactttcctaattacTAATTGTACtcttgtgttttagcactttaacgtcgtttttgcccagtataataatattttttcaaaaaacgaatgtcgcaaTTATccttatagaaaaattattttgaaaatctgATCGAAacaagtaattatatttaataattataggGGTAATATATTGTTTAAAAATTACTTATAGAAGTATATGATTTCCTTATTGTGctcatctctttttttttttttttggtctttCTTGTCAACATACTTATTTCCCAGATTGTTCACTTTAAGcacttcatttattttttcaagtTTACCTTTTTCCAATTTCCCTCTTCACCGCCCTGTAATTATCCCGTTCAACACTCCACCGTTATCGATACTAATTACAAGGAAAAGATAAATTATGAAAGGGGAAAAACAGTACTTCAGTTCTAAGCTGCTTCTCTTGAGCGGTTGAGCCAGACCCACTTAGGGTTTTGCATCTTCAATAcatttagggttagggttttcCTGGGCCATTGTAAAGTGTTTTAAAATTCATTCTTCGAGTTAGAGGGTCTGAATTTAAAACCCAATTTATAATCTTTTAGGTTTTTGATATATAAGTGTTTAGTAAAAAAAGATGATTGCTGAAAAACCCAGTTGGATTAGACATGAAGGTATGCAGATTTTCTCCATTGATATTCAACCTGGTGGTCTTAGGTTTGCTACCGGTGGTGGGGACCACAAGGTGAActctaattcttttttttttaaattgatttgatgttatttttttaatttttttttgtacattGCGTTATGGTGATGATTCCAGATTTTTTTGTGTGTTTATacacttcattttttttcttttggttaTAAGTTGTATTTCGAGTTGCGCAATGTAGTTGAGTAAAGTTTTTGAACTGGGCATCTGTGTAGTTGTGATCTCTAATTGTTATATGCAACAAAGGTAAACATTTTAATTTGGATCTCTGGTAAAATTGGGTAAttatttgttcattgtttagAATATTGTTCCAAGAAAGTGAGATGTGAAAGATTGCTTCTTGAAATTGCATAATAGAACTGCAGTTGTGCAATCTATATTGATGTCTAACAAAAATTGCTTggtaattaatgaacaatgttAAGATCATGAATATTACTTCTTGAAATTGCATACAAAATGACTTGGTAACAGTTGAATAGTGCAATTGATCTgctttttgatttgaattttgtggAGTCGTTTTTGATATTGTGTTTTTCAGGTTAGGATATGGAATATGAAATCAGTTgctaaagattttgaaaaggACGACCAAACACACCGGATTCTTGCAACACTACGTGATCACTTTGGGTCGGTTAACTGCGTCAGATGGGCCAAGCATGGCCGGCACATTGCATCAGGGTCTGATGATCAAGTAATTCTAATTCATGAAAGGAGACCTGGTTCAGGAACCTCGGAGTTTGGTAGTGGCGAGCCTCCAGATGTTGAAAATTGGAAGGTTGTCATGACTTTGAGGGGACACACTGCAGATGTGGTAATTATATGTACTTCGACATTGCAATATCATTTTTAGTTGCAGTATTCTAATGGCGAGGGCCTATTTCCATTCATTCTCTTATGCACATTAATTTGGCATCTGTTGAAAGTTGTTCAGCGTTTCTTTATTAGATTcttatcattcttaatcgtcACGTGATGAGTATTTGAGGTATATGAATGTGTACATATCATGGTGAAGCTTCATGATTGTGGAGTGCTTAAATTTTGCTGTTGATGTGTGTTGTATACCACTTTGCTTGAATTGCTTCCAATCATTTAATgctgttttatttttatgttgaattgtatTCCTATGTTTGTTATATGAAGCGTAAATACATATTACACTAGTCTGTTTAACGTGGGTGTTTTTTTTATGCATGAAGTAGGTGGATCTTAATTGGTCTCCAGATGACTCAATGTTAGCTAGTGGAAGTCTTGACAACACCATCCACATATGGAATATGAGTAATGGCATATGCACTGCTGTTCTCAGAGGTCATTCTAGCTTGGTTAAAGGTGTTACTTGGGATCCCATCGGCACCTTTATAGCTAGCCAATCTGATGATAAGACTGTTATTATTTGGAAAACCACTGATTGGAGTCTTGCCCATAGGACAGAAGGCCATTGGGCCAAATCTGTATGATATCTAACCACGATCCAAATTTTCCTATTctagatatttttttataatgtatATCATTCTTCTGTTATTATGTCATGTCTTGATGTGTGATAAATCATATCTTTTATTACAGCTTGGATCAACATTTTTTAGGCGGCTTGGGTGGTCTCCTTGTGGCCATTTCATAACTACTACACATGGTTTCCAAAAGCCTAGACATTCGGCACCTGTGTTGGAAAGAGGTGATTGGACTGCTACTTTTGACTTCTTGGGACATAATGCTCCTATTACAGTTGTGAAGTTCAACCATTCGATGTTCAAAAGAAGTTTCTCCAGTTCTCAAGATGTTAAAGCTTCGTCTACTGGATGGGCTAATGGGTCTTCAAAGTCCCGAGGAAAAGAATTACAGCCATATAATGTTATTGCTATTGGTAGTCAGGATCGTACTATAACTGTATGGACTACTGCAAGTGCACGTCCACTCTTTGTGGCAAAGCATTTCTTCACTCAAAGTGTTGTTGATTTATCTTGGTAATGTCTTGTGTACTCCTAATCTTTGGTAAAAAAAGAGAACTGTGAATGTCTTCTCTTTTTTTTGCTATTGGCCTATCTCTGTCTCACATAGCTTCTTCCTGCTGGAAACAGGAGTCCTGATGGATATTCACTTTTTGCTTGTTCCTTGGACGGCTCGGTGTCCACCTTTCACTTTGAAGTGAAAGAAATTGGTCAGAAGCTAactgatgatgaactggatgaGCTAAAGAGAAATCGTTATGGTGATGTTAGGGGTCGGCAGACTAACTTAGCAGAAAGCCCTGCACAACTATTGCTTGAAGCAGCTGCAGCAAAGCAAAATACGAGCAAAAAAGTAGTTGACTTGCAGAAACAGCAGGTTGCTTTAAAACCTTCATCTGATTTGGGAATTATGTCAAAGGTGTCTGATTCACATCTTGACAACGCAAAAAAAAATGGAGTAAGCTCTGATGGTTTGAACAAGTTGTCAGCTTCTGGTCGCGTTACTTGTCCTGTGAAGCAGAAAGAGTACAGGCGCCCTGATGGTAGAAAAAGGATTATCCCTGAACCAGTGGGTGTGCCTCCTCAGCAAGAAAATATAACTTCTTTGTCCCACTCTCAAGCACTTAATTTACCTCTAGTATCTTCTGATGTCAATAAGGATGATAATGTTGCTAAAGCCAGGAGAACTTCTGATGTGAAGGAACGTAGTGTGCTCACTGCTAAGGCTTGTTTCAGTGATAGTTTGGTCATTGAAAGAGTTCCAGCTGCTTCAGGCAGAGATGTTGGCGTTCTTGTTGAATCTATTGGAAGTGCAAAGGCGTCAAGTTCTTTAGCATCTTGTAATGCTACACTTGCAATATGTGTGGTAGATAGGAAGGAAGGTTCAGATGCAATGCCAATTAAATTGGAAGCTAGCCCTAGAGAGCATACTATAAGTGACATTGTTGGCGTGAGTAACATGTCATCGGTGAAGGAAACAGAAATTATTTGCAGCAGAGGATCCCAAACTTTGTGGTCTGACCGAATTTCTGGAAAGGTCTCAGTGTTGGCTGGAAATGCGAACTTCTGGGCGGTGGGATTTGAAGATGGCTGCCTACAGGTAAGCAAACTCTCCATTTTCATCTTCAGCTGACTTTTAATTTTGGTATCAAAACATATTGAGGCCTTTTGTTCACTCTTACCATTGCTAAGTTGAGGTAAATGTATTGTCAAACATTTGAACCAAAATTGCAAAAGCTGATTTTCTTTGCttattaaaaatttgaatttgacgATGTTATGAAACCCCAATAATGTTTAATCGTCATAAGTCAAAAGTTTTGGCACGAAGTTGAAGTGAG
The sequence above is drawn from the Amaranthus tricolor cultivar Red isolate AtriRed21 chromosome 5, ASM2621246v1, whole genome shotgun sequence genome and encodes:
- the LOC130812604 gene encoding protein HIRA-like isoform X3 translates to MKVRIWNMKSVAKDFEKDDQTHRILATLRDHFGSVNCVRWAKHGRHIASGSDDQVILIHERRPGSGTSEFGSGEPPDVENWKVVMTLRGHTADVVDLNWSPDDSMLASGSLDNTIHIWNMSNGICTAVLRGHSSLVKGVTWDPIGTFIASQSDDKTVIIWKTTDWSLAHRTEGHWAKSLGSTFFRRLGWSPCGHFITTTHGFQKPRHSAPVLERGDWTATFDFLGHNAPITVVKFNHSMFKRSFSSSQDVKASSTGWANGSSKSRGKELQPYNVIAIGSQDRTITVWTTASARPLFVAKHFFTQSVVDLSWSPDGYSLFACSLDGSVSTFHFEVKEIGQKLTDDELDELKRNRYGDVRGRQTNLAESPAQLLLEAAAAKQNTSKKVVDLQKQQVALKPSSDLGIMSKVSDSHLDNAKKNGVSSDGLNKLSASGRVTCPVKQKEYRRPDGRKRIIPEPVGVPPQQENITSLSHSQALNLPLVSSDVNKDDNVAKARRTSDVKERSVLTAKACFSDSLVIERVPAASGRDVGVLVESIGSAKASSSLASCNATLAICVVDRKEGSDAMPIKLEASPREHTISDIVGVSNMSSVKETEIICSRGSQTLWSDRISGKVSVLAGNANFWAVGFEDGCLQVYTKCGRRAMPAMMMGSAAMFIDCDESWRLLLVTKKGSLYLWDLFNRTCLLQDTLESLITADPNASSKDTATIKIISAKLSKSGAPLVVLATRHAFLFDMSLKCWLRVADDCFPASNFASSWNLGSSQSGELATLQIDVRKFLARKPGWSRVADDGMQTRSHLEAQLASALALKSPFEYRQCLMSYVRYLAREADESRLREVCESFLGPPTGMGTASLDLNMAWDPCVLGLKKHKLLREDILPALASNRKVQRLLNEFMDLLSEYGSTENNIEQNNSIIPMTSRRATDRVAVLPSLNDHMQLDTPVVEQIARKPEQTEAAQSFGNHQMDSVHKNQINEISPADDQVTAFSGKDDTILEMVKGQVNPLPSSAEPMNIDMPKVEKVVVALPAKENST
- the LOC130812604 gene encoding protein HIRA-like isoform X2 codes for the protein MKVCRFSPLIFNLVVLGLLPVVGTTRIWNMKSVAKDFEKDDQTHRILATLRDHFGSVNCVRWAKHGRHIASGSDDQVILIHERRPGSGTSEFGSGEPPDVENWKVVMTLRGHTADVVDLNWSPDDSMLASGSLDNTIHIWNMSNGICTAVLRGHSSLVKGVTWDPIGTFIASQSDDKTVIIWKTTDWSLAHRTEGHWAKSLGSTFFRRLGWSPCGHFITTTHGFQKPRHSAPVLERGDWTATFDFLGHNAPITVVKFNHSMFKRSFSSSQDVKASSTGWANGSSKSRGKELQPYNVIAIGSQDRTITVWTTASARPLFVAKHFFTQSVVDLSWSPDGYSLFACSLDGSVSTFHFEVKEIGQKLTDDELDELKRNRYGDVRGRQTNLAESPAQLLLEAAAAKQNTSKKVVDLQKQQVALKPSSDLGIMSKVSDSHLDNAKKNGVSSDGLNKLSASGRVTCPVKQKEYRRPDGRKRIIPEPVGVPPQQENITSLSHSQALNLPLVSSDVNKDDNVAKARRTSDVKERSVLTAKACFSDSLVIERVPAASGRDVGVLVESIGSAKASSSLASCNATLAICVVDRKEGSDAMPIKLEASPREHTISDIVGVSNMSSVKETEIICSRGSQTLWSDRISGKVSVLAGNANFWAVGFEDGCLQVYTKCGRRAMPAMMMGSAAMFIDCDESWRLLLVTKKGSLYLWDLFNRTCLLQDTLESLITADPNASSKDTATIKIISAKLSKSGAPLVVLATRHAFLFDMSLKCWLRVADDCFPASNFASSWNLGSSQSGELATLQIDVRKFLARKPGWSRVADDGMQTRSHLEAQLASALALKSPFEYRQCLMSYVRYLAREADESRLREVCESFLGPPTGMGTASLDLNMAWDPCVLGLKKHKLLREDILPALASNRKVQRLLNEFMDLLSEYGSTENNIEQNNSIIPMTSRRATDRVAVLPSLNDHMQLDTPVVEQIARKPEQTEAAQSFGNHQMDSVHKNQINEISPADDQVTAFSGKDDTILEMVKGQVNPLPSSAEPMNIDMPKVEKVVVALPAKENST
- the LOC130812604 gene encoding protein HIRA-like isoform X4, which produces MLASGSLDNTIHIWNMSNGICTAVLRGHSSLVKGVTWDPIGTFIASQSDDKTVIIWKTTDWSLAHRTEGHWAKSLGSTFFRRLGWSPCGHFITTTHGFQKPRHSAPVLERGDWTATFDFLGHNAPITVVKFNHSMFKRSFSSSQDVKASSTGWANGSSKSRGKELQPYNVIAIGSQDRTITVWTTASARPLFVAKHFFTQSVVDLSWSPDGYSLFACSLDGSVSTFHFEVKEIGQKLTDDELDELKRNRYGDVRGRQTNLAESPAQLLLEAAAAKQNTSKKVVDLQKQQVALKPSSDLGIMSKVSDSHLDNAKKNGVSSDGLNKLSASGRVTCPVKQKEYRRPDGRKRIIPEPVGVPPQQENITSLSHSQALNLPLVSSDVNKDDNVAKARRTSDVKERSVLTAKACFSDSLVIERVPAASGRDVGVLVESIGSAKASSSLASCNATLAICVVDRKEGSDAMPIKLEASPREHTISDIVGVSNMSSVKETEIICSRGSQTLWSDRISGKVSVLAGNANFWAVGFEDGCLQVYTKCGRRAMPAMMMGSAAMFIDCDESWRLLLVTKKGSLYLWDLFNRTCLLQDTLESLITADPNASSKDTATIKIISAKLSKSGAPLVVLATRHAFLFDMSLKCWLRVADDCFPASNFASSWNLGSSQSGELATLQIDVRKFLARKPGWSRVADDGMQTRSHLEAQLASALALKSPFEYRQCLMSYVRYLAREADESRLREVCESFLGPPTGMGTASLDLNMAWDPCVLGLKKHKLLREDILPALASNRKVQRLLNEFMDLLSEYGSTENNIEQNNSIIPMTSRRATDRVAVLPSLNDHMQLDTPVVEQIARKPEQTEAAQSFGNHQMDSVHKNQINEISPADDQVTAFSGKDDTILEMVKGQVNPLPSSAEPMNIDMPKVEKVVVALPAKENST
- the LOC130812604 gene encoding protein HIRA-like isoform X1 codes for the protein MIAEKPSWIRHEGMQIFSIDIQPGGLRFATGGGDHKVRIWNMKSVAKDFEKDDQTHRILATLRDHFGSVNCVRWAKHGRHIASGSDDQVILIHERRPGSGTSEFGSGEPPDVENWKVVMTLRGHTADVVDLNWSPDDSMLASGSLDNTIHIWNMSNGICTAVLRGHSSLVKGVTWDPIGTFIASQSDDKTVIIWKTTDWSLAHRTEGHWAKSLGSTFFRRLGWSPCGHFITTTHGFQKPRHSAPVLERGDWTATFDFLGHNAPITVVKFNHSMFKRSFSSSQDVKASSTGWANGSSKSRGKELQPYNVIAIGSQDRTITVWTTASARPLFVAKHFFTQSVVDLSWSPDGYSLFACSLDGSVSTFHFEVKEIGQKLTDDELDELKRNRYGDVRGRQTNLAESPAQLLLEAAAAKQNTSKKVVDLQKQQVALKPSSDLGIMSKVSDSHLDNAKKNGVSSDGLNKLSASGRVTCPVKQKEYRRPDGRKRIIPEPVGVPPQQENITSLSHSQALNLPLVSSDVNKDDNVAKARRTSDVKERSVLTAKACFSDSLVIERVPAASGRDVGVLVESIGSAKASSSLASCNATLAICVVDRKEGSDAMPIKLEASPREHTISDIVGVSNMSSVKETEIICSRGSQTLWSDRISGKVSVLAGNANFWAVGFEDGCLQVYTKCGRRAMPAMMMGSAAMFIDCDESWRLLLVTKKGSLYLWDLFNRTCLLQDTLESLITADPNASSKDTATIKIISAKLSKSGAPLVVLATRHAFLFDMSLKCWLRVADDCFPASNFASSWNLGSSQSGELATLQIDVRKFLARKPGWSRVADDGMQTRSHLEAQLASALALKSPFEYRQCLMSYVRYLAREADESRLREVCESFLGPPTGMGTASLDLNMAWDPCVLGLKKHKLLREDILPALASNRKVQRLLNEFMDLLSEYGSTENNIEQNNSIIPMTSRRATDRVAVLPSLNDHMQLDTPVVEQIARKPEQTEAAQSFGNHQMDSVHKNQINEISPADDQVTAFSGKDDTILEMVKGQVNPLPSSAEPMNIDMPKVEKVVVALPAKENST